Within the Bacillota bacterium genome, the region CGAATCGTCCACATGAGACCTCACCCTCCTTTGGTCGGGGAGTGAGATGTCCGCAAGGACATCCCTGGGTGAGGTCTCATTCTTCTCCTCGAGACCCACCGCCACCTACCGAAACTTTACACGTTGGGCCTACCGTACGCTTTCTTTCAATGAGTCTAGAATCATTGGGGACACTATAATAAAGGGGGAAGGGGCAAACACATGGAAGGAATTGTGGACTCTCATACGGGGTTCCGGTCGTCGTTCATGCTACGCCCCAGTGGAATAGGGGGATGAATCTGTTCACCAAAAATCGGCAAGAGGAACTTGATTTAAAAATCCTTGCCTACCTGAAAAAGCTGGGGCCGGAATACGCAAAACTCCTGGCAACACGACTGGGTTTATCCCTGGAAGAAAGCAGAGAGCGACTTCAAAGGTTGGCAGACAGAGGACTGGTCAAGCGAGTAGAAGGCAGGATAGTTAAATATTATCACCGACGGCGGAAAAGCGTTAAGCACCGGAATCACACCTACTATGAGCTCACGAGGGAAGGGGAACTCCTTTTAAGGCAGGCCAGGGCAAGAATGAATATTCATATCGATATTGAGTTCCCTAACAGGTAAAACGACCACCGGGGATTTCCCGCCGCCTTCCGGCCAAGCAGGTCGGTTGCTAGGGGTCGGTACCCGTGCGGGACAGCACGGTGTGAACTGTGTTCCTTAAGGCAGTTTGCAGGCGGATGAGCCCCGACCGGTATCCAAGCAGGGTACGTAACCGGCGCTGCTGGGGACTGGGCACCCAAACCCGAGGGTGGTTCATAAACTCTTCACGTTTTCCGGGTAGCATAGGAGCGAGAAGAGGGATCGGGAAGGGTTATGGGCCTGGATAGTGCTGGACTTGGTCGCCACGCATGGAGCTTCCTGTGCCAGGCTTCACGTTCGTCGTAAGGCTGCCAACGAACGGGTCTGTTTCGTCGGGAGGACCAGTGAGGGACTGCGTACCCAGGCAGGACACAGGTCTTCATCAGGAGGTGTTTGAAATGAGAAAGAGCGCGGTTAACTACTGGTTGGACTGCTTGCTGTTGTTTGCCGGGGCAGGCCTGGCAGTTTCGGGATT harbors:
- a CDS encoding DUF2250 domain-containing protein, which produces MFTKNRQEELDLKILAYLKKLGPEYAKLLATRLGLSLEESRERLQRLADRGLVKRVEGRIVKYYHRRRKSVKHRNHTYYELTREGELLLRQARARMNIHIDIEFPNR